Proteins encoded together in one Oxalobacteraceae sp. CFBP 8761 window:
- a CDS encoding TonB-dependent receptor gives MSLGPAFAQEVAATPAGAGAAQTVVVTGLRASLESALNAKRQENGIVDVIKSEDMGKFPDTNLAESLQRVPGVVIDRDAGEGRSITVRGLGQDFTRVRINGIEGLATTGGTDSSGGTNRGRGFDFNVFASELFSALTVRKSSSADVDEGSLGATVDLQTLRPFDLKGFNATVALKGKYNDGSEKTDPRAAFMISDTFFDRKVGVLVSGAFSKRRVLEDGFSTVRWDNGPSSGGWCAPQGAAAANPANSTATTCGPAAQGVARLPNTPENQAAYNAASSPDNFHPRLPRYGRLTHDQDRLGLTASVQWRPQRGTLLTFDMLYSKLDATRQEDFLEATSFSRSASQGGKPQMSVVQAEYAPNGALLYGKYNGVDIRSEQRFDELKTTFTQPTLTLEHKITDTLSMSARYGRANSKFRNPVQTTVTLDALNVDGYTLDFRNDDRRPVIGYPFDPMGNRLGLVGVPQVASGTQPSTVPNTTTSEIRTRPQGTDNVNNVGQFDLAWEASDIFTIKGGVNSKKYSSDTYEFRRVNQNDTIFAPPAGATGLTSNLTGFGSNLGLPAGNPTGWVVPNLQAIAAAYDIYCNCIKSGPAGGPGDFRLSSIENGNARGNNRSVTEKSDGLYLMGEFRYDLWNIPVRGNVGVRHVKTDLSTTGYQAAGGGTAVTVDHDYKDTLPSFNLAANITDEFIVRVGAAKVMTRPQLGFLSPGGSIATTGNLSINTGNPFLKPFRAKTFDTSFEYYFKNKAFVGVGLFQKNIDTYIQSLRTNVAFRDSGLPLSLLPANFTGEEVFALTTPVNTDGGKLKGFEINYQQPFTFLPGWGKNFGTLLNYTRVSSKIEYLVSPTSDARITDDLLNLSPKAWNATLFYDDGKFSARVSAAQRSGFVTRVPGQNNNDVEGKNETLNVDLSFSYKVNDKLEFTLEGVNLTNEESDQFISRARNSVVVNNVTGREYLFGLRYKF, from the coding sequence ATGTCGCTGGGCCCCGCGTTCGCGCAGGAAGTGGCCGCGACACCGGCCGGCGCCGGCGCAGCGCAAACGGTGGTCGTCACGGGCCTGCGCGCCTCGCTCGAAAGCGCCCTGAACGCCAAGCGCCAGGAAAACGGCATCGTCGACGTCATCAAGTCGGAAGACATGGGCAAGTTCCCTGACACGAACCTGGCCGAGTCGCTGCAGCGGGTGCCGGGCGTCGTCATCGACCGCGATGCGGGTGAAGGCCGTTCGATCACCGTACGCGGCCTGGGCCAGGACTTTACCCGCGTGCGCATCAACGGCATCGAGGGCCTGGCCACCACCGGCGGCACCGACAGCTCGGGCGGCACCAACCGTGGCCGCGGCTTCGACTTCAACGTGTTTGCGTCTGAACTGTTCAGCGCCCTGACGGTGCGCAAGAGCTCTTCGGCCGATGTCGACGAAGGCTCGCTTGGCGCCACCGTCGACCTGCAGACGCTGCGCCCGTTCGACCTGAAAGGCTTCAACGCCACGGTCGCCCTCAAGGGCAAGTACAACGACGGCTCCGAGAAGACCGATCCGCGCGCGGCCTTCATGATTTCGGATACGTTCTTCGACCGCAAGGTCGGCGTGCTGGTCTCGGGCGCATTCTCGAAACGCCGTGTACTGGAAGACGGTTTCAGCACCGTGCGCTGGGATAACGGCCCGTCGTCCGGCGGCTGGTGCGCACCGCAAGGCGCTGCCGCCGCCAACCCGGCCAACTCCACCGCGACCACCTGCGGCCCCGCCGCACAAGGTGTCGCGCGCCTGCCGAACACCCCGGAAAACCAGGCTGCCTACAACGCCGCCAGCAGCCCGGACAACTTCCATCCGCGCCTGCCACGTTATGGCCGCCTGACCCACGACCAGGATCGCCTGGGCCTGACCGCCTCGGTGCAGTGGCGCCCGCAGCGCGGCACCCTGCTCACGTTCGACATGCTGTACTCGAAGCTCGACGCCACGCGCCAGGAAGACTTCCTGGAAGCGACCTCGTTCAGCCGCAGCGCCAGCCAGGGCGGCAAGCCGCAAATGAGCGTGGTGCAGGCCGAGTACGCGCCGAACGGCGCTCTGCTGTATGGCAAATACAACGGCGTTGACATCCGCTCCGAGCAGCGCTTCGACGAACTGAAGACCACCTTCACGCAGCCGACGCTGACGCTCGAACACAAGATCACCGACACGCTGAGCATGAGCGCCCGCTACGGCCGCGCCAATTCGAAGTTCCGCAATCCGGTGCAGACCACGGTCACGCTCGACGCGCTGAACGTCGACGGCTACACGCTCGACTTCCGCAACGACGACCGCCGCCCGGTCATCGGCTATCCGTTCGACCCGATGGGCAACCGTCTGGGCCTGGTCGGCGTACCGCAGGTGGCCAGCGGCACGCAGCCATCGACGGTCCCCAACACCACGACCAGCGAGATCCGCACCCGTCCGCAAGGCACCGACAACGTCAACAACGTCGGCCAGTTCGACCTGGCGTGGGAAGCCAGTGACATCTTCACGATCAAGGGTGGCGTCAACAGCAAGAAGTACAGCTCGGACACCTACGAATTCCGGCGCGTGAACCAGAACGACACGATCTTCGCACCGCCCGCAGGCGCCACCGGCCTGACGTCCAACCTGACCGGCTTTGGCAGCAACCTGGGCCTCCCCGCCGGAAATCCGACCGGCTGGGTCGTGCCGAACCTGCAGGCGATCGCCGCTGCCTACGACATCTACTGCAACTGCATCAAGAGCGGTCCTGCAGGCGGCCCGGGCGACTTCCGGCTGTCGTCGATCGAGAACGGCAATGCACGCGGCAACAACCGCTCGGTCACCGAGAAGAGCGATGGCCTGTACCTGATGGGCGAGTTCCGCTACGACCTGTGGAATATCCCGGTGCGCGGCAACGTCGGCGTGCGCCATGTGAAGACCGACCTGTCGACGACCGGCTACCAGGCCGCCGGCGGTGGCACCGCGGTCACGGTCGACCACGACTACAAGGACACGCTGCCATCGTTCAACCTGGCTGCGAACATCACCGACGAATTCATCGTGCGCGTCGGCGCCGCCAAGGTCATGACGCGCCCGCAACTGGGCTTCCTGTCGCCGGGCGGCAGCATCGCGACCACCGGCAACCTGTCGATCAACACGGGCAACCCGTTCCTGAAACCGTTCCGCGCCAAGACCTTCGACACCAGCTTCGAGTACTACTTCAAGAACAAGGCGTTCGTCGGCGTGGGCCTGTTCCAGAAGAACATCGACACCTATATCCAGAGCCTGCGTACCAACGTGGCGTTCCGCGATTCGGGTCTGCCGCTGTCGCTGCTGCCGGCAAACTTCACGGGTGAAGAAGTGTTTGCGCTGACCACCCCGGTCAATACCGACGGCGGCAAGCTGAAAGGCTTCGAGATCAACTACCAGCAGCCGTTCACGTTCCTGCCCGGCTGGGGCAAGAACTTCGGCACGCTGCTGAACTACACCCGGGTCTCGTCGAAGATCGAATACCTGGTCTCGCCGACCAGCGACGCGCGCATCACGGACGACCTGCTGAACCTGTCGCCGAAAGCATGGAACGCCACGCTGTTCTATGACGACGGCAAGTTCAGCGCGCGTGTCTCGGCCGCCCAGCGCTCGGGCTTCGTGACCCGCGTGCCGGGTCAGAACAACAACGACGTCGAAGGCAAGAATGAAACGCTCAACGTCGACCTGTCGTTCTCGTACAAGGTCAACGACAAGCTCGAGTTCACGCTCGAAGGCGTCAACCTGACCAACGAAGAAAGCGACCAGTTCATCAGCCGGGCGCGCAACAGCGTCGTCGTCAACAACGTCACGGGCCGCGAATATCTGTTCGGGCTGCGTTACAAGTTCTGA
- a CDS encoding glycoside hydrolase family 28 protein translates to MAFHPTRRALLRTVPAASLLLSGVKPALAAATVAAPAPPDPWQRANDIIARFATPLAFRKEDFDVIAYGAKPAALMEVPGQVASLVDGMLDTPAPGSPDCYPAIAAAISACHAKGGGRVVIPKGEWYCAGPIVLRSNVHVHLAAGARVHFSANPEHYARHGAHDCGANGKLVLSRWQGNDCLNYSPMVYAIDQQNIALTGEDWTSILNGQGGVPFEPGFAQQPECWWDWKGRGKPVRTRTEVAANPANAPLDRVVPGIDARLQASIQGDGDRWQTDSRYLPALSEAGVPVERRVFGHGHYLRPCMIELIGCSKVLLQGYQVNAAPFWLHHPVNCRDLVIRRVDMESLGPNSDGFDPEACDGVLVDECHFNNGDDCIAIKAGKNRDTQHGPTRNIVIQRCVMNSGHGGVTLGSEMAGGIEHVYAQQLDFRNTHWKDDPLNTAIRLKTNMNRGGFLRHLYVRDVTLPNGVALEPGLYKPLAGAHELKQPVASSAGAIITIDCDYVPGDDTMRSRPPQVSDIDIRNVRARNVATGKGQFSCYQAFVLLGPVASSFNGKPGTPIPPIARVRISDSDFGTPANTRQPWFVHNAVDITLDNVTIAGKRYKQVLHKKT, encoded by the coding sequence ATGGCATTTCACCCCACACGCCGCGCGCTGCTGCGCACCGTACCGGCGGCCTCGCTGCTGCTCTCCGGCGTCAAGCCCGCCCTCGCCGCCGCTACCGTCGCTGCACCCGCGCCGCCCGACCCGTGGCAGCGCGCCAACGACATCATCGCCCGCTTCGCCACGCCCTTGGCGTTTCGCAAGGAAGACTTCGACGTCATCGCCTACGGCGCCAAGCCGGCCGCGCTGATGGAGGTGCCGGGCCAGGTCGCCTCGCTCGTCGATGGCATGCTCGACACGCCGGCGCCCGGCTCGCCCGACTGCTATCCGGCCATCGCGGCTGCAATTTCCGCCTGCCATGCCAAGGGCGGTGGGCGCGTCGTAATCCCGAAAGGCGAGTGGTATTGCGCCGGGCCGATCGTGCTGCGCTCGAATGTCCACGTGCACCTGGCCGCCGGCGCGCGCGTGCATTTTTCGGCCAACCCCGAGCACTATGCGCGTCACGGCGCGCATGACTGCGGCGCCAACGGCAAGCTGGTGCTGTCGCGCTGGCAGGGCAACGACTGCCTGAATTATTCGCCGATGGTGTACGCGATCGACCAGCAGAATATCGCCCTCACCGGCGAAGACTGGACCAGCATCCTCAATGGCCAGGGCGGCGTGCCGTTCGAACCGGGCTTCGCGCAGCAACCGGAATGCTGGTGGGACTGGAAGGGGCGCGGCAAACCGGTACGGACCCGCACCGAAGTGGCCGCCAATCCGGCCAACGCCCCGCTCGACCGCGTCGTTCCCGGTATCGACGCGCGGCTGCAGGCAAGCATCCAGGGTGATGGCGACCGCTGGCAGACCGACTCGCGCTATCTGCCCGCGCTGTCCGAGGCCGGCGTGCCGGTCGAACGGCGCGTGTTCGGCCATGGCCACTATCTGCGCCCGTGCATGATCGAGCTGATTGGCTGCAGCAAGGTGCTGCTGCAGGGCTACCAGGTCAATGCCGCGCCGTTCTGGCTGCACCACCCGGTCAATTGCAGGGACCTCGTGATCCGCCGCGTGGACATGGAAAGCCTGGGCCCGAACAGCGACGGGTTCGACCCGGAGGCTTGCGACGGCGTGCTGGTCGACGAGTGCCACTTCAATAATGGCGACGACTGCATTGCCATCAAGGCCGGCAAGAACCGCGACACGCAGCATGGCCCGACGCGCAATATCGTCATCCAGCGCTGCGTGATGAACAGCGGCCATGGCGGCGTCACGCTCGGCAGCGAGATGGCTGGCGGGATCGAGCACGTCTACGCGCAGCAGCTCGATTTTCGCAATACCCATTGGAAGGACGATCCGCTGAACACGGCGATCCGGCTCAAGACAAACATGAACCGGGGCGGCTTTCTGCGCCACCTGTACGTGCGCGACGTGACGCTGCCCAATGGCGTGGCGCTCGAACCCGGGCTGTACAAGCCGCTGGCCGGCGCGCATGAGCTCAAGCAGCCGGTCGCCTCGAGCGCCGGCGCGATCATCACGATCGACTGCGATTACGTGCCGGGCGACGACACGATGCGCAGTCGTCCACCGCAGGTGTCGGACATCGACATCCGCAATGTGCGCGCCAGGAATGTCGCGACGGGCAAGGGTCAATTCTCGTGCTATCAGGCGTTCGTGCTGCTCGGCCCCGTGGCGTCGAGCTTCAACGGCAAGCCGGGCACACCGATACCGCCGATCGCGCGCGTGCGCATCAGCGATTCGGATTTCGGCACGCCCGCCAACACGCGCCAGCCGTGGTTCGTGCACAACGCTGTCGACATCACGTTGGACAACGTCACCATTGCCGGCAAGCGATACAAGCAGGTCTTGCACAAAAAGACCTGA
- a CDS encoding DUF4861 family protein, giving the protein MNRLVLAALLIPAVAAPLAHAHADSIRVTVEQDLAIARPSETISIPWKDVNAALPGAMVQKIAVKDARGRVLPHQVTNIAPQAKDPKNEGVAYGELLFQHSFAAGEKSAGFTIERIDGVAPPFPIKTFARQVPERLDDFAWENDKIAHRTYGPALAAPAPPGVVKEVLVTSGLDIWFKRVDYPIVDRWYNKGHDHYHKDQGEGMDMYNVGKSRGAGGTGIWSGATLYPGVNYANFKILANGPIRTVFELHYAPWDASGRQVSEVKRFTVDAGHWFDRIDSTFTASGNRPLMVAVGLNKTPGDKGQSPEIATTRDGKVLLQWVEQTTNDAFGTAIVLPTAEGFAQDALNELIVANAMPGQPLRYYAGAAWRRAGEITSREQWQDQAAAVAARDASPVRVTIAPAKGD; this is encoded by the coding sequence ATGAACCGACTCGTACTCGCCGCGCTGCTCATCCCCGCAGTGGCCGCGCCGCTGGCGCACGCCCATGCGGACAGCATCCGCGTGACCGTCGAACAAGACCTGGCCATTGCCCGCCCTTCCGAGACCATCTCGATCCCGTGGAAGGACGTCAACGCCGCCCTGCCCGGCGCGATGGTGCAGAAAATCGCGGTGAAGGATGCGCGTGGCCGGGTGCTGCCGCACCAGGTGACGAATATCGCGCCACAGGCCAAGGACCCGAAGAACGAAGGCGTCGCCTACGGCGAACTGCTGTTCCAGCACAGCTTTGCCGCCGGCGAAAAGAGCGCCGGGTTCACCATCGAGCGCATCGACGGCGTCGCCCCACCGTTCCCGATCAAGACCTTCGCGCGCCAGGTACCCGAGCGGCTGGACGACTTCGCGTGGGAAAATGACAAGATCGCCCACCGCACCTACGGGCCGGCGCTGGCAGCGCCCGCCCCGCCTGGCGTCGTCAAGGAAGTCCTGGTCACGAGCGGCCTGGATATCTGGTTCAAGCGCGTCGATTATCCGATCGTCGACCGCTGGTACAACAAGGGCCACGACCACTATCACAAGGACCAGGGCGAAGGCATGGACATGTACAACGTCGGCAAGTCGCGCGGCGCCGGTGGCACCGGCATCTGGAGCGGTGCGACCTTGTACCCGGGCGTGAACTACGCGAACTTCAAGATCCTGGCCAATGGCCCGATCCGCACGGTGTTCGAGCTGCACTACGCGCCGTGGGACGCGAGCGGGCGCCAGGTCAGCGAAGTCAAACGCTTCACGGTCGATGCCGGCCACTGGTTCGACCGCATCGACAGCACCTTCACCGCCAGCGGCAACCGCCCGTTGATGGTCGCCGTGGGCCTGAACAAGACGCCGGGCGACAAGGGCCAGTCCCCGGAAATCGCCACCACGCGCGATGGCAAGGTGCTGCTGCAGTGGGTCGAGCAGACCACCAACGATGCCTTCGGTACCGCGATTGTGCTGCCAACCGCCGAAGGCTTCGCCCAGGACGCGCTCAATGAGCTGATCGTGGCCAACGCCATGCCGGGCCAGCCGCTGCGCTACTACGCAGGCGCCGCCTGGCGCCGCGCTGGCGAGATCACCAGCCGCGAACAATGGCAAGACCAGGCAGCGGCCGTCGCCGCGCGCGACGCCAGCCCGGTGCGCGTGACAATCGCGCCCGCCAAAGGAGACTGA
- a CDS encoding glycoside hydrolase family 88 protein, with protein MKLHLQRPLLAALLGCALISSSALAQGPYRNPDNTNLGDAGEGTYPIPYKKPVVAEVTAQLQAIRAFMDRATPTRIVSKRTGQPITDLKKPSADAVFEKSAGDYGIQVYEMGVVHSGLLKAAEVTKDQGFTAMTKRHFAFFAETLPYFRAQEQQFKLERANSFSRFLDPRSLDDAGSMCAALIRARAARVGPDLKPMIDTCSDWVAKRQFRLDDGTMARKRPQEVSLWADDMYMSIPALAEMGRLTGERAYFDDAVNNVMGMSSRMFNPQLGLYTHGWHANHPDAPRFYWARANGWAVLAMSDLLDVLPKDHPGYPKVLAQLRASLKGIAELQSGSGLWHQMIDRNDSYLETSASAIFTYVFAHAVNQGWVSPTTYGSIAQAGWNALSTRITALGQVEGTCVGTTLAGDMVYYYHRPTSVDALHGYGPMLLAGAEIIRLVTNPAFEVQHKVRTYHYMPKGGQTDYREHH; from the coding sequence ATGAAACTGCATCTGCAACGCCCATTGCTTGCAGCCCTGCTGGGCTGCGCGTTGATATCCTCGTCCGCGCTGGCGCAGGGCCCGTACCGCAATCCCGACAACACGAATCTGGGCGACGCTGGCGAAGGCACCTACCCGATCCCCTATAAAAAGCCGGTGGTGGCGGAAGTCACCGCGCAGTTGCAGGCCATCCGCGCCTTCATGGACCGCGCGACGCCAACCCGCATCGTCAGCAAGCGCACCGGCCAGCCGATCACGGACCTGAAAAAGCCGAGCGCCGACGCGGTCTTCGAAAAGAGCGCCGGCGACTACGGGATCCAGGTCTACGAGATGGGCGTGGTGCATTCGGGCCTGCTCAAGGCTGCCGAGGTTACCAAGGACCAGGGCTTTACCGCCATGACCAAACGCCACTTCGCTTTCTTTGCCGAGACGCTGCCGTACTTTCGTGCACAGGAACAGCAGTTCAAGCTCGAACGGGCCAACAGCTTTTCGCGCTTTCTCGATCCCCGCTCTCTCGACGACGCCGGCTCGATGTGCGCCGCCCTGATCCGCGCGCGCGCCGCCAGGGTCGGGCCGGACCTCAAGCCCATGATCGACACCTGCAGCGACTGGGTCGCCAAGCGCCAGTTCCGGCTGGACGACGGCACGATGGCCCGCAAGCGCCCGCAGGAAGTCTCGCTGTGGGCCGACGACATGTATATGAGCATCCCGGCGCTGGCCGAGATGGGCCGGCTGACGGGCGAGCGCGCGTATTTCGACGACGCCGTCAATAATGTGATGGGCATGTCGAGCCGCATGTTCAATCCCCAGCTTGGCCTGTACACGCACGGCTGGCATGCGAACCACCCGGACGCGCCGCGCTTTTACTGGGCGCGCGCCAATGGCTGGGCGGTGCTGGCGATGTCCGACCTGCTCGACGTGCTGCCAAAAGACCATCCCGGCTACCCGAAAGTGCTGGCACAGCTGCGCGCGTCGCTCAAGGGCATCGCCGAACTGCAAAGCGGCAGCGGCCTGTGGCACCAGATGATCGACCGCAACGACTCGTATCTTGAAACGTCGGCCAGCGCGATCTTCACCTATGTGTTCGCGCATGCGGTCAACCAGGGCTGGGTCAGCCCGACGACCTACGGCTCGATCGCGCAAGCCGGCTGGAACGCGCTGTCCACCCGCATCACGGCGTTGGGCCAAGTGGAAGGCACGTGCGTGGGCACGACGCTGGCCGGCGATATGGTTTATTACTACCACCGCCCGACGAGCGTGGATGCGCTGCACGGCTACGGCCCGATGCTGCTGGCCGGCGCCGAAATCATCCGCCTGGTGACGAACCCCGCGTTCGAGGTGCAGCACAAGGTGCGCACGTACCACTACATGCCCAAGGGCGGGCAGACCGACTACCGCGAACACCACTGA
- the garD gene encoding galactarate dehydratase translates to MNQLVPRTIRMQASDNVAIVANDGGLPAGTVLADGLVLVEGVPQGHKVALVDLLDGDAVIRYGVTIGYANGAIPRGSWISEKVLHMPAARSLDDLPVGTHAVASFPPLEGYTFEGFRNRDGSVGTRNVLAVTSTVQCVSGVIEHAVKRIRAELLPRYPNVDDVVSLEHNYGCGVAIDAPGAEIPIRTLRNLSKNPNFGDNVMVVSLGCEKLPPTRLFPAGSIPIGAAEPSVICLQDAQHVGFMSMIDNLMATAQRHLEALNARQRTTCPASELVVGVQCGGSDAFSGVTANPAVGFATDLLVRAGAAVMFSEVTEVRDGIDQLTARAATPEVAAAMVREMQWYDDYLVRGGVDRSANTTPGNKKGGLSNIVEKAMGSIVKSGSTAITGVLSPGDKLKQKGLIYAATPASDFICGTLQMAAGMNVHVFTTGRGTPYGLAAVPVIKMATRSELARRWHDLMDVDAGRIATGEASIEDVGWELFRLILDVASGRQTWAEQWKLHNSLALFNPAPVT, encoded by the coding sequence ATGAACCAGCTCGTCCCTCGTACTATCCGCATGCAAGCCAGCGACAATGTGGCGATCGTCGCCAACGACGGTGGCCTGCCGGCCGGCACCGTCCTTGCGGACGGGCTGGTGCTGGTGGAGGGCGTCCCGCAGGGGCACAAGGTCGCGCTGGTCGACCTGCTCGACGGCGACGCGGTGATCCGCTACGGCGTGACGATCGGGTACGCCAATGGCGCGATCCCGCGCGGCAGCTGGATCTCGGAAAAGGTGCTGCACATGCCGGCCGCCCGCTCGCTGGACGACCTGCCGGTGGGGACGCACGCGGTCGCCTCCTTCCCGCCGCTCGAGGGTTACACCTTCGAGGGCTTTCGCAATCGTGACGGGTCGGTCGGCACCCGCAACGTGCTGGCGGTGACCAGCACCGTGCAGTGCGTGTCGGGTGTGATCGAACATGCGGTCAAGCGCATCCGGGCCGAACTGCTGCCGCGCTACCCGAACGTCGACGATGTCGTCTCGCTCGAACACAATTATGGCTGCGGCGTGGCGATCGATGCGCCGGGCGCAGAGATCCCGATCCGCACGCTGCGCAACCTGTCGAAGAACCCGAATTTTGGCGACAACGTCATGGTCGTGAGCCTTGGCTGCGAGAAGCTGCCGCCAACGCGCCTGTTCCCGGCCGGCTCGATACCGATCGGCGCCGCCGAACCGTCGGTCATATGCCTGCAGGATGCGCAGCATGTCGGGTTCATGTCGATGATCGACAACCTGATGGCCACTGCGCAGCGCCACCTGGAAGCGCTCAATGCCCGCCAGCGCACCACCTGTCCGGCGTCCGAACTGGTGGTGGGCGTGCAGTGCGGCGGCAGCGACGCGTTCTCCGGCGTGACCGCCAACCCGGCTGTCGGCTTTGCGACCGACCTGCTGGTGCGCGCCGGCGCGGCCGTGATGTTCTCGGAAGTGACCGAGGTGCGCGACGGGATCGACCAGTTGACGGCGCGCGCCGCCACGCCCGAAGTGGCTGCGGCGATGGTGCGCGAGATGCAGTGGTACGACGATTACCTGGTGCGCGGCGGCGTCGACCGCAGCGCGAATACCACGCCCGGCAACAAGAAGGGCGGCCTGTCGAACATCGTCGAAAAGGCGATGGGCTCGATCGTAAAGTCGGGCAGCACGGCGATTACCGGCGTGCTCTCGCCCGGCGACAAACTGAAGCAGAAAGGCCTGATCTACGCGGCCACGCCGGCCAGCGACTTCATTTGCGGTACGCTGCAGATGGCCGCCGGCATGAACGTCCACGTGTTTACCACGGGGCGCGGCACGCCGTACGGCCTGGCCGCGGTCCCCGTGATCAAGATGGCGACGCGCTCCGAGCTGGCACGCCGCTGGCACGACCTGATGGACGTCGACGCCGGCCGCATTGCCACCGGCGAAGCGAGTATCGAGGACGTGGGCTGGGAACTCTTCCGCCTGATTCTCGACGTCGCCAGCGGGCGCCAGACCTGGGCCGAACAGTGGAAGCTGCACAATTCGCTGGCGCTGTTCAATCCGGCGCCGGTGACGTAA
- a CDS encoding NAD(P)-dependent oxidoreductase: MTEVENKVGKPFKRILLTGAAGGLGKVLRDRIKPWADVVRLSDVVDMGEAREGEEIVQCDLADREAVIKLLEGVDAVLHFGGVSTEKPFEPIMQANILGVANLYEALHKAGTKRVIFASSNHAIGYHRTTEMLDANSPTRPDSYYGLSKVFGEQMSRYYYDRFGIETVCVRIGSSFPEPANKRMMSTYLSYDDLTELLRCALFAPRVGHTIVYGMSDNDSVWWDNRLVAHLGFKPKDSSRTFAHLFPDSAEFPAPDDVTTIYQGGKFLLDGPQY; encoded by the coding sequence ATGACCGAAGTTGAGAACAAAGTGGGCAAGCCATTCAAACGCATCCTGCTGACCGGCGCGGCCGGCGGCCTGGGCAAGGTGCTGCGCGATCGCATCAAGCCGTGGGCCGACGTGGTGCGGCTGTCGGATGTCGTCGACATGGGCGAAGCCCGCGAAGGCGAAGAGATCGTCCAGTGCGACCTGGCCGACCGGGAAGCGGTGATCAAGCTGCTGGAGGGCGTGGACGCCGTGCTGCACTTTGGCGGCGTCTCTACTGAAAAGCCGTTCGAGCCGATCATGCAGGCCAATATCCTGGGCGTGGCCAACCTGTACGAGGCGCTGCACAAGGCCGGCACGAAGCGCGTGATCTTTGCCAGCTCGAACCATGCGATCGGCTACCACCGCACGACCGAGATGCTCGACGCGAATTCGCCGACCCGCCCGGACAGCTACTACGGTCTGTCGAAGGTGTTCGGCGAGCAGATGTCGCGCTATTACTACGACCGCTTCGGCATCGAGACGGTGTGCGTGCGGATCGGCTCGAGCTTCCCGGAGCCGGCCAACAAGCGCATGATGAGTACCTATCTGTCGTATGACGACCTGACCGAACTGCTGCGCTGCGCGCTATTTGCGCCGCGTGTGGGCCACACGATCGTCTACGGCATGTCGGACAACGACAGCGTCTGGTGGGACAACCGGCTGGTCGCGCACCTGGGCTTCAAGCCCAAGGACAGTTCGCGCACCTTTGCGCACCTGTTCCCGGATTCGGCCGAATTCCCTGCCCCGGACGATGTGACGACGATCTACCAGGGCGGTAAATTCCTGCTCGACGGCCCGCAATACTGA
- a CDS encoding aldose 1-epimerase: MLQRLVLRNHSLAAEIVPQIGGSLARLDWLRGAQPVPLLRGLPPDFSGMPQPGQLACFPLVPWSNRIAPSGFEYAGQRYVPTPNRPGEKVAIHGDGWQQAWDVQSLTFDSILLRLTRHEFAPLAYDATLRYTLDDDALIVELTVRNAGAVALPFGLGLHPWLPDPGGAQLQARADAVWLSGADKLPSSRRAVPAHWDYRTFAPLPKEAVDNAFAGWDGVARVRWPGRGVGLAIEAAMDYFILYAPPGRDFFCFEPVDHPINAHNMPGYPGLTVLAPGASVSRSVIFRGESL, translated from the coding sequence ATGCTGCAACGCCTCGTCCTGCGCAACCACAGCCTGGCGGCCGAGATCGTGCCGCAGATCGGCGGCAGCCTCGCGCGCCTGGACTGGCTGCGTGGCGCACAACCGGTGCCACTGCTGCGCGGCCTCCCGCCGGATTTTTCGGGCATGCCGCAGCCGGGCCAGCTGGCCTGCTTCCCGCTGGTGCCATGGTCGAACCGGATCGCGCCATCCGGCTTCGAATACGCCGGCCAGCGGTATGTGCCAACGCCGAACCGCCCAGGCGAGAAGGTCGCCATTCATGGCGATGGCTGGCAGCAGGCGTGGGACGTGCAATCGCTGACCTTCGATTCGATCCTGCTGCGCCTGACGCGCCACGAATTCGCGCCGCTCGCGTATGACGCCACGCTGCGCTACACGCTCGATGACGACGCACTGATCGTCGAACTCACCGTGCGCAATGCCGGCGCCGTGGCGCTGCCATTCGGACTGGGTCTGCATCCGTGGCTGCCCGACCCGGGCGGCGCGCAGCTGCAGGCGCGCGCCGATGCGGTCTGGCTGTCGGGCGCCGACAAGCTGCCGTCGAGCCGGCGCGCCGTACCTGCGCACTGGGACTACCGCACGTTCGCGCCGCTGCCAAAGGAAGCTGTCGACAACGCATTCGCCGGATGGGACGGGGTCGCGCGTGTGCGCTGGCCGGGGCGGGGCGTGGGCCTCGCCATCGAGGCGGCGATGGATTACTTCATCCTTTACGCGCCACCGGGCCGCGATTTCTTCTGCTTCGAGCCGGTCGACCATCCGATCAATGCGCACAATATGCCGGGCTATCCTGGCCTCACCGTGCTGGCGCCCGGCGCCAGTGTGAGCCGCTCGGTCATCTTCCGGGGCGAGTCGCTGTGA